A window of Lonchura striata isolate bLonStr1 chromosome 2, bLonStr1.mat, whole genome shotgun sequence genomic DNA:
CTATTTGTAtctatttgttttaatttacatTAAGGATAGGCTCTTTGTCCTTTTTGTTCAGCCACTGGGAAGTATAAATGGATTTGCTGTAAATAAATTTGGTTAAGGAAtaactttttttcagtttatctAAACACATTTCTTGATATGCATTTTACATGCATTTGCAATTTTTTACCAAAATAAGTTATTTATGTAAGGCAGTATTTAGTAAACTGTTCTACCAAATAATAAACCAAATCTTAATTTCAGGGAAACCAGATACAGAAGTGAAAGAAGATGAAGAATACAAACGTGTCGATTTCAGTAAAGTTCCAAAGCTGAAAGCTGTTTTCCAAAAAGAAAACGGTAAATGTAATTAACAGAACTGCTTAATTTCCTGCCAAGTGCAGGGATGTTTTGTCAGGGTGGAGAGTACTGTTCACAAGAGCTTGAATGGCCAACAAcagctcttttatttttaaatgtctgctGAGATAAAGAACCATGCTGCAACACAGCATGAACTGACTTGGATTAAAAGATGGTCCAAGGACCTTAAACCAATGAACACCTCTGTTTGGGACATTTACCTTAAAAAGAGTGACAGATGGGTTTCAGTTTCACCGTTGGCTTTGGTCTCTGCCAAGTGTAAACTGTTGCTGTGGAGCTGGAGTGGCTTTACAGAATTGCCATTGCTTCCTGAATCTGTAATTGATGAACCTTCCTGGCTAGCTCAAAACTGTCCTTCATTTACAACCCTTCCTGAGCTGGAATTCTGTGAAAATGCCAGCAATGCAGCTGCCAAGGAAGGCATGATCTAAACTGGCACTGGGATAAGGATACAAGTACCTGTGGCTGCATGTGTTACATCAGATACCAAAAAACAACTCATTTAACTCAGTGCAACAGGTTTCACCAAATGATTAAGACTTCTTGTTCAATGAACTCGGGGAAAAACAATCCTTAACAGGATAAATGTGAGCTGTTTTGCACAACACTTTCACCTGTATCTGAGGAGTGTTTTACCTTTCCTAGGAACAGTTACAGCTGCTAATGCCAGTACTCTGAATGATGGAGCAGCTGCTTTGGTGCTGATGACTACAGAGGCAGCCAAGAGACTGAAAGTCAAACCTTTGGCACGAATAGTAGGTATGATCTTCCTTACCTGTAGGAAGTCCTGGGAAATACTCCAATAGTGTGCCCTCAGACTGGGAGTCCTGTTTGGCTGGTTACCTGACATAATGGCTGCATCTTCCCAGTACAGTCCTTGAAATTTCAAGTGTTACACCAGCAGACTTTTGAccataaacagaattttctatatattataataaaaatctGAAAGTATTATTGCGTGGTTTACTTAGGCACTACATTTTAGATGCCACTATTTCATAGACCATGGTATTCAGAATTTCTCTATCTTGGCAGTGTTTGCTgcttgcaaagaaaataatgtgtGGTAAAAACATAATGTCTTTAAACaccttttctgatttttttcttttttcagcttttgcagATGCTGCTGTTGATCCTATTGACTTTCCAATTGCACCTGCATATGCTGTTCCTAAGGTAAGAATAAAACTGAGTgggttttggaaaaaaacaggcTTCCCTAGAATTCCACTGTTAGTTCATCCCCTCAGTGGGGCTTCTTAAATTAGGATTGAAATTATAATGATGTCCTAAATACAAGGAACAGATGTTTTACAGAGGACCAAGGCTAGACTGTAGATCTTCAGAGTTAATGAATTTCACACACTGGTTTTGGAAGAGACTACTGTTCTATACTGCTTTTAGCAACTTTGGGCATGTTTGCACCTTTGAAGTTTTGCAGCCTTTATGGCCAAAAGGCAAAATAAGTATGGTTATACAAGGACAGACTCCTTCTAAAAGGAACTGAATAGCAGTGTATGGTGTGAGGCAGTACTGTGTCATTTTTAATGGACTTATGGACTTACTGTAGCAGCAGTCTTAGCGTTGTGTGATGGAAATGCATCCTTGGCTGCTCTCCATTCCTTCTTCGGTGAAAATTCAAGTTTGTGGTTGAGTCCCTCGATTTTGCTTTTTCCCATCTGACAAAGAGGTTCCTAAATGTGAATTTGTGAATCAAGTATGGGCAGCCCGAGTCACTGACTTCAATATAGACctattatttctttaattagTTTCCTCATTTTCTCATAGTAgtaattattttgtattatttctaGATCCTAAGTGAGACAGGCCTGAAAAAAGAAGATATTGCAATGTGGGAAATTAACGAAGCATTCAGTGTTGTGGTGCTGGCCAATATTAAAATGCTGGGCATTGATCCACAGAAAGTAAATATTAATGGAGGCGCTGTCTCTCTTGGACATCCAATAGGGTAAGCTTTGAAAGAGCTTTGCTGCATGTAGAGGTACTCTGTAATATACAGGCTGACATAGAGGTGActtatttttcctgaagaaactTTAGCTATACATACACAAACAAAAATGCTGTGTTTAAGAACCTTTGTGTTTATTCCTCTCTAGCTCCAGTACTTAATCTGTACTacacagaactgcagaaaaaaggaTTGTTTCAGGTTTTTGGTTGGTACTATATTCTTCCTGTGTAGGTCAAATTAAGAATTTCCTTTAAACTAAGCtatgttcttttgtttttcttgtatcTAGAATGTCTGGAGCAAGAATTGTCGTTCACATGGCACATGCTTTGAAACCAGGACAATATGGTCTTGCAGGAATCTGCAATGGAGGCGGAGGTGCTTCTGCAATACTGATACAGAAGCTGTAGCCCAAGCAGCATCAGAAACACAGCCTTGAATGCTCTCTGATCAAAACTGAGTGGTAGCTGTTACATCTTATTTATCAATCAGTGGATGAATTCTGTAACTGCTATTCTAAAATCAATGATTACTGATCCAGACAAATGGCATTTTATTGCTTTATCAGTTCAAGTTTTTATACAAGTACAAATAAGCAAtgtcaaattttaattttggctTGAAACCTGACAATAAAGTATGTTAACTATAGCTCCCTCTCTCACTGACATATCATTTTTAAAGGCCCTTGAAAAGGAATTCTCTTGGTAACTCACAGAGTGCTGCTACTGGAAATGGTTGTTTTCTcctaaaaattatttgcattatgACAGCAGCTTGGtgctgaagatatttttttcctatgtaaGTCAATGGGTAATTCACATCTTCATTAGAACCAGCGTCCCTGAGCTGACACTTACGGTGGGTAGTGGATGGCCCAGGCAAGAGTTACCTTCAGTCTCAAACAGCAAATGAATTTAAGTGTCACCATCACTATTAAGCATTTTATGCTTAAGATAATTTTGGTGCTTGCCTGCCCTAGTCCCTCTGACAACTGCTATTAGAACTTAGTATTTAATATTGGACTCTTTGTCTTTAAAAACAGCTGACTAACAGGACTTTTCTATTCAGTATCTGCAAAGCTGCTTAGTGGACTTAAAAACATTAAGCAAAACACAGaactttttattaaaacaaaaatatttattcaagcTGTAAATGCTATGCAGTATTTAGTTACTGGATGGGTTTAATATAAACATCTACTGCATAATCTTGTTCCTTAGGAATCCTTGTATTGTTTCTGAAACATTGCCCTGTTACTGTACAGATCTCTTACAATAAAacttgcaaatttttttttttaaatgtcaacaATTTGAGAACAAAGGAAGAAATACCAGTAAAGAAAATTCTGTAGTTTTGGAGCAAGGTGTGCTCATTCAGTAAAATGGAGGctgagctcctcctgcccccctTTTGGAGACAGTTTTTATAATAGCTATGACAACTTCTGtgttaaacagaaaaatgagaTGCAAATTTTTCCATGTCTGGCTAAAAATTAAGAGTCAGGTAGTATAATTTCTCAGCAGTACAAATGAAAGGTGAGGGAATTGACTTTTGCATTGTGAATTACAGACTGTAATTCTTGTTTAGCTGTTGCTTCAGTTGAAGTATTCATACTGAGGCATGACCCCACACAAAAATATGTTGCTTAAAAACAGCTTTTGCATTTGAATGACATTCAGcggaaaatactgaaaacagaGAAGGCTTGTCCAAATTAAAGTTCTTGGCTGAATGACTGGCTAGGAAAAGCTCCACAAGATGAGAAGTGCTTTTTGAGGTTTTACTGGCCTTTTTGTTATTTCGTTCAAAGCCTTACAACACAGGTTTGACAGTTATGAAACAAGAGAGTGTGAGCACAAGCCACTTAGAGCTGAATATTTAAGTCACTTTCAGATGCAACAAAACAATGAGAAGTGGCCAAGGTAGCTGCCCCATCTTAGAGTGGTGAATCACAAACACCACCTTTCCACAGACTGGCTGAGCGCTTTGGAGAAGTAGAGAAAGCAGCAGAACACAGACAACGTGGTCTAACAGGAAATGTACAATCTTTCTTACATTTCATTTACACAAATTTACAGTTTTGCAATTTAAATGGCTCTATAATTATGTAAGtgctttttcaaaaataaacatataCCAACTCAATGATATTTACACTTTGCAACCTGCTTCAGAATCAGCACGACTTTGCTATAAAGTGAAACTTCAGTGCACTGAAAGTGCAACTTGCCCTTTAGAGTTAACTTCTTTTCCCATGCAAAACCTCAGCACTGCTCCACTGAGCTTCAGACGGCCCCACTTCAACTTCTTTTTGTTCATTCATCATAATGCAAAGACAACAAGAACTTGTCCACATCCATTCCTGCTGGAAAAGAATTTGGGAGCTTCTTTTTCTGTAGGAGAGGAAAGTAACAACTGTGTTAAATATAAAGAACCTGGAAGAACTGAAGAGTCtccaagcatttttttcttcctcattcttGCATCCACCTTTTATCTGTTCCTGCACAAATCTGCTCCAGAACTCAGACACTTCCATATGCCCTTCACATGTGCTCCCCTCTCCAAGGAATGGAGCATTTTCCAGTCTCAGTGTTTCAGGAGCACGCTAAAACTAATTAAGGGAATTACAAAGTTATACTCCTATTTGGTTATTTACATCCAGACACCTTTTTGTGTCTCACACCTTGGCAATTTGCCTTTAAATCCTCAAGTCAAAGGCACAGTGCTGCACACTACAAAGACCGGGAGTATCACTAATGGTTCTAAACAAGGATGCAAGAGCAGCCTGAATTCTAGTAAGGCCTACTTTGAGTTTCACTTAATTCTTACATTCCACCTAAAAGCTTGGAATTTAGAAACTCATTCACATTTTAGGAGAAATAATGTAATTGTCATTGGTGCCTATTTAGAGAGTTAGTAGGAGTTACTTACGTGTATCTGAAGACTAAACCAATATTAAGAAAGCTTAGTTCAGAGTACACTCAAGAGGCAAAGCTGGAAAAACTGGCTAATCTAAATAGGATATAGGGGATTTGCACTAGAACCTCTGAACCATTGCATTACAAATAGTATACATGAAGATACCTAATACATGTTTAGAATTTTAATTAGAAGAAGCAGATGTTTATACTTgccttgattttcttttttttggatGGTGTTGGAGAGCTCTGAAGGTCCTTTCTACTCGCAGAACGAGAATTTCTCTCCCCCTCATTTAAGTCCTccagtttccttttctttacGGTGCTCCTCAAAGCCCTGAACTGCTGGGTGTTGTCCTTGAGGGGGGTTGCAGCGCTAGTCCTTGCGATGGCCGCCCGCGACAGGATCATGAGGGTGTGCGCGGCCATGCTGACGCTGTTCTCGCTGCCCGTCTCGCTGGCCGGGCTGCAGGCGGGCAGGTCGGGCGTGGCGGGGGGCACCATGATGCGGGTCGTGGCGCTGTCCTCGGCGAAGCGCCGGCAGGTCGGGGTGCGGACGCTGTCGGTGGTGTCATCCGTGTGCCTGTCCCCAACTCCCGACGGCGTCCGGGGCACCGGCAGCTCTCCGTTCTCAACCGTCTTTCCAGCAGGGCTTTGCCACTGGAtgtcctgcagcatctccacGCACTGTTTACCGAATGGGCTGGACAGGCCGAGGCCCTGGCCAGAAGCTTTAGCGGGTTCTCGCTTCGGCTCCTTCGAGGACAAAGGAACAGACACCGATGATTTGCCGCTGCCAGCCCCATTTGACAGCGACCCCTGCTTTTTGTTCAGCTCTTGTACTGAAGCAACTGTCTTCTCATTCCATAAGCCAACGCTTTGTTGGCCGTTTGAGAGTTTGGCAGTGTCCTGGCTCTTCTGCTTTTCATCAGTGTCCCTTCGGAGCTCATTCTCTTTGTTTGCTGTTGTCTTGTGGAAGGGATCTAATGAAAGCCCTGCAGTTGCCACCTTCCGCTCGGGCTGTGGCTCCTTTGCAGATGTGCCTCTGTTGCTACTGACTTCTGGCCTACACAGAATTCTGGGCAATGTTTTGTCTTTGTCTCTCTTTGGTACCTGTGCCTTAGCAGAGGAGGATGCAGAGTCAACAGCAAGTAAAGggctttcatttctttctttctgcaaTGAACTCTTAGGAGCCTGAATTTGGGTGCTTCCTCCTGGAGTGGGTAGGACGTTATCAAAACAAAGCACTCTCCTGTGACTCTCACTCTGTCTTGAATTTGAGCTTATGTTCTCTGCTGGTGCAACAGGTAAGTTCTCTTCCACTTTCCTTCCTGGTTCTGCACTGGTAAGCTTGTCCAAATTTCCAGCCCTGAAAATGAGATGAAAACATTTCACTGACATGTTTATTCTTACTAGGCAAGTTAATTTCAGCTGACTGGAAGTCCCCACCCATCCCTCCAAAAACCTCTCTCCATCCTAAATACAAGTATTTTATCAACACGTAAAGACCAAGAGTAAGGAATGACAACtgcagaaagctcagagaaGGCTTTCTTGGTatgaaaaaaaagtatgaaaaaaagTCTGTACTCTGAACAATTAGGTAGACTGGGGCtcctcagcctggaaagagagAACACTGAGGGGAAATGCAATAGAGCTCTGTGAGGAAAGCCCACAAAAAGGACACTATGTGCTGTATGTTCCAGTAGAAAAACTAAGGGCATGAAATAACACTGGTATTAGGTTCAAAACACAACACGGAGGTCTGAACACTGCATGTAACTAAACCTGGGAAGTTTTTTACCTTGGGATATTTGTGGATGCTGGTAGCTTACTTGACTTCAAAAGAAACTGAGTACATTCATGACAGGACAGTCCATCCCAGAATACTACTTACGGCTCTGGAATCCTTAGAGCTGGAATTCCTAAGAGGCTGCCAGAATATATTGGACAATGTAATCACATGTCTTTGTACTCTTCCCTATGCGCTTGCTGTGCATGGTGGGACATTGAGCAAGACAACAGTGGGCATCTGGACAACAACATCCAAACTCCCTGGGGTGTGGTCTCCACCTGACAGCCAGCCCCATTCACGTGAAAAAGCCACCACAGCactgtggaaagaaaaatgcttctgCTCTGTCAGCTCATACACTGTTCTGTCTCTGCCCTCTGCCTGGCTTGTGCTGCATTTCCAAGGGGAGCTTCACCATCACTCATCTATGCCTGTAAGGCTCTCTCCCTGCACATAAATATCTATGATTTCTATGAGGAAAAGTCAAGTTTTTTGGATGCTAACTTTGGTACCTTTGAAATGGTAGAAAAGGTCTGAGTGGTagcagtttgttttctttccatgaaaTTTGAGATGAGACAGAGGGTAAAAGTGGAAATAAGAAATTACACCTCTCTGCAGGaaagatttttctctctttgctaTGCAAAACATATATCTAGAGATCAATTCTGAATTACTAAAGTGGTATTATCCAAGATCTTGcttctgtgttttttaaaaaaatcagtactTTTTGCATGCATGTATATAGTATAACTTGATATatggttgggattttttaataaGTTGACTTTAATATTCCTGTTTTATCTCCACTTTTCCAACATTTTAAGTGAGTTCTAAATAGgtagttttttttaaagtatgtgctagttttccaaaaaaagataatttcactttttacatttaaattgaACTTCTGATCTCCTCCTAAACTCTACCGCTCATTCCAACAtccttttctttcagaagtCCGTTAATGGTAAGGAGAGTTCCTACTGCAGCCTTGCTTCCTTCTCTCATTTGCCAACAGAAAACTAATGCCTACCCCAATTAGAAATTTAGATATGTTCATCAACATGAAGTTAGCATTCTGTTGTCCTCGCCATCTTTGCATTCAGctctcattttttaaatgacCAAGCAGAGTTATAATCTACACAGCTGAAATACAGATGAAGAACCCAATCTGATAAACTCTACTGGATCTTGGTCAGAGAATGGTAAAGACAATGAGACTACACTACAAAACCATGGGTACCACtcatatgaaaagaaaaaagcaaaggtTTTAGTAATTTAAATCTCACAGTAAATATATCAGGAAATTCTTGTAGCTTAGACTCTGCTCAAACAATATTTGACAACTGAGACATGAGACAATGAAGACAAAGCCATACAAAATTAACACAGGAACTGGAACAAGACAATTCTAGCAGAGGCTGCACCAGTCCCAGCACACATCTGTATTGATACTCCTAGCAgacaggcagcaggaaaggggGTACTGCTTATGCCACTACCAAAAAAAGCTGCTCTCTTCACCAATACTGGATGAAGAAATTCATGACAGGAAAAAGCAAGCAAGTTTCAATACCTAGCACTACTGACCTCTGTGTTCGAGGATTTGCATGGTTCAAAGGCTCAGCTACACTTGGTACCAGTTTTCCTGGAACAacagatgaaatattaatgaatGACAGGTAAATAATTTCACAGTTTTAGTACAATGACATTTCACCTGACAGAGAACCAATAAAGAAAAGCCCAGCAACAAACTCCACAGTATTTTGTAACTTTAAACTTTACTAATTAGTAGACTAGCAAAGGTCCCCAACTAAGAACAAAGAAGAAGCTTGCTATCTACACTTTACACAGCTCTGGCAAGACAAAACAAACTATCCTAAACTTAAAAATGAACAGTGGTGATTTCCAGGTAGAAGGAAATTAACACAGGGAACTCTCAGCTATCCATCAGCAAACCAGAATGCAAGCTACTATACAATCCTAGCTTTTATCTTGATTTGAAAATTcattctattttcatttttatgtgcAAACCTACTCTTTTTTACAAAGGTATATAGGCTAAAGCACAAGTTGTCCTTATAACTCAATGTTtctattttcaattatttttctctacCCCTTTCCAACACTGAGAAAGGAACATGACTCCAGTCTCATTACAATTAACTATTTAAAGCAGCAAGGGCTCAATGAAAAGAGTATACAGAAGCATATGCCTGAAAGggcaaaaggaaaacagacagTAGAGTGCATTTTTTATATAAACATGCAACActtctaataaatatttttcctacatTTTTAGAACTGATGACTCTTCCAGTATCTTCATTACTATGTGGCTCAGTTCCAATGACAGCAGTAAACTACTTAAAACCAACAAGATGAAAAATAACCAGAAACATAAAGAAAAGTAAACGTTTAAAACTGCATGAGAGCctcaaaacattacattttgGAAATAAGCTTGATGCAAAAACTGGAATCATGTTGTATGCTGGATGTTCTTTGTAAACTGAGCAAACAAGTGTCTAACTGCAAGCACAGACCACTCTCAAGACAGTCCAGCAGTCGCCAGGAATAGAAGCAGAGACAtttataaaactttttttaCTTAGAACTGACTTGTCCTTAGAAccctctgctttttttctgcccCTCTCAAGAATGCAAGGCAGGCACCTGCATTATTCTTGTTTCTTGCTCCAGGAATCTTCTGTGATTTGGGAGGGATGGGAAGCTTTGGGACACTTCCGTTGCACACTGGATTAGCCACAGGCATGTGAAGAACCTTGAAAGAATCAAAATATTCTATTACAATTTACCAAAGCACTTCTTATCACTCCAGCTTTATCCCGAATAGCTTTATTTGTGATGTGCTACCTGGCAGGCAGGTGCTGAGAATGTATTTCCATTCTGTCCTACGACAGAGAGAGGTATCATTCCCACCATTCCTTGCAAAACTGGCTGCACTGGAGATGCAATTATAATGGCAGAACCTAAAAAATACCAAAGTGTTAAGATTGTACAGAAACTAAAGGTACTTCAGtgaaaagaaaagcttcaaAACAAGATTTCTTAAAATTATGCATGGTCAAAACCTGTGGCAAGAAAAGCTCTGGATTTTTAGAAAAACTTCACTGCCCTTTGCTATAGTTCACTACTAGAAAACAGGGTAAGCACCAGCTTTATCTTTCATTTATAAGGAATTCTTTAGTTAAAGTCTGTTTTCCTTTGTAAGAGGTAGCTCAAAATAAAGTATGATAAACCTATCTTAACGTTTAAGCTTTAATTTAAAGTCATTTATAAAAACCAGTAAAAGTAACATTAAATATCTTATTTAGCTGTCAGATATATCGTAATTATAAAATACGGAAACTATTCTAGCACATTATTTGAAAAGTGGAAGAATATTTTCATAAGTGAAAGGAAACTGTTCCTTTCTCTACgaaaaaaacactgaagagtTGCATAAAAAAATCCTAATGGCAGAAAAGGCTGTCACCCTAAGACCTTGCATATACCTTGTGTGTACCTTGCACAACCTGGTCTCTGACTGCACTGGCCTCAGACCTCAATTAAATGACTACACACAGAAATTCAAAGGTAACTGCAAGAAAGTTCTTAGTttttgaaagaaatagaaatgtgGTGATTACAGCTGATTTATagctgtttttttcatttccaaaagCACTCAAAATTTTTATTGCTGTAGTAATAAAGACACTTGTACAAATTTTAAATCATGGAAAGAAATAATGTTATACTTTCATATTTACTTAAATGTACTTTTAACACAGACTGTTTGAaatttgaaacaaaaccaaGGAAATTATTTGGGAAGGACTAGCTACATCTACCCAGTTATCTACACAAAATATGGATACCTATAACATAGAGCATTTATTTTATAACAGTAATCttatcaaaataaaaacctgtTTTATTTAGCCAAAGTAATGGAATTCTTTCCAATGTAAACCAAAACATGATTCCTACATCTAATGCTGCTGAAATTGTATCAGTTAAGCTTCTGAAAtatgaggcttttttttttaattcaaagcaGCACGATCAATGACTTCTCgtagttttatttaatttctactAGCAACTaatatactaaaaaaaaagtaactccTGGATAGTTTCAAGTGGCAGACAGAGAAGTTAAAAAATTGTTTACTTTTAAAGCACttaggagaaaaacaaaaataacaaaaccactGTACAAACACCATATTTTCAGTACTTTTCTAATAATGAGATTACCCTGTGGGAAGTTTGGGGAGACAGTCTGGTTTGTTGGAAATGTACTGCTGGATCTGGGAGGAGTCCGCAACTGTTGTACAGCTGGAGCTTGGGAAGCCAGGGGCATAGAACTGCCAGGCAATACAACTACATTTGATGGTGTTACAGCTGCACCCAAGGTTGCTGGATCAGTCATACATGTGGCTATGTAAAGGTTGCTTGAATTCCCAAAAGCTGTGCTTGTGGCTGGCATCAACTGTATAAATCCCCCTTCATTGGAAAGATGAGTTGAACTTGCAACTGAAAAACCAGTGCAGTCTTCATTCTGAGTGTTAACCGAGGTGACCACAGGATCCTTGGGCCTAAGCACAAGAAGATTCTGCTCTGCCAGAGCTGAATCCACACTTTTTTCTGTGTCTTCTGAAGTAAGACATTTGGGCAAGCCTGCAGTTTTGGTTGGAGATTTGGCTGGAGATGACAATATTATAGTAGGCAAATTTTCTCCTGTGATGCTGGAAACAGCATTATTTAACTCTGTGTCTGATGAAATAAATGGATCATCACTGATGATGATCTTGAGGGACATTATATTAGAAGGATCAACATCCATTGGTTGACTACTGCTTATACTTTTGGCCTCAGTACCTGACTCCTCTGCTGAGGATGCAGTTTCAGGGAGTGGTGAGTGGCATATTTCAGAGGTAGTAAGATTGTTTTCAGTGGATACTACAGAAATGTTTGTACATGCATTATCACCAGATGAGAAATATAAATTATCAGTGTCTACTTTTGTAGAAGATGAAGGTTCTTGCATCTCTCCTTGTGGACCCTTTGTGTTTGGCAGTTCTGAAGGGAGGTTAAAATCTTTCTTACAAGGCTTATCAAGTGTATGCTGATCATTTGAGTAAGTTTTGTTAGAAGTATCAACAGCTTCAAGCTGCAACTCTGTTTTGTCAAGATCTGTGATGTCCACTGCAGATCCCACAGCACAGTCTGCCTGTGTGCTCTGGTCCTGATGGTTAGAGGGGTAGCTGGAGTTCTCCTGTGAAACACCAGGCAAGGCAGCTGAATCACTGGTTACAGTCTGTTCTTTTCCTGCATCTGTCAATGGGCTAGAAATGGATGAGCTGTTTTTCTTCAGTAGTACACTGTGG
This region includes:
- the NPAT gene encoding protein NPAT isoform X3 yields the protein MLLPSDVARLVLGYLQQENLQATCHQFILESSDLKEYAEHCTEDGFIPACLLSLCGKNLTTILNEYVAMKTKETTNEVPAMMSSLWKKLDYTLSQIRSMQNSDFRFSSNQRIRTRSGIVEMKRQRMLQQSATANSGLLSVAHQSGQQNSSSVVPPQVIHRPTINQSMPQTRLTTLLVNQSQAQENKINTGGLIHIQVPTSQERKLHSNLLSPGRRKGESQKRKSIATSGPLSATRSSQDSEEAVVEKESEPLEELIDGNFPQLVIENAREKILSNKSLQEKLAENINKILGSDGSVAQAPKQTDSGPTEQETSIDEILGLQGEIHMSEEAIQDILEQTESDPAFQALFDWFDYGKSKVNKNLPAGISGRNGVENEILVAEDSLETFGSSLGTEETNRCDNSGEPLSCKGFQLEEASCALKTSINDDMAKKNPASEHLHGNCRPRKQTEIPLISVAEDTTAGENRTDSRSKCQFSPDTSLSEKRLPGSPSDGNPGHSVLLKKNSSSISSPLTDAGKEQTVTSDSAALPGVSQENSSYPSNHQDQSTQADCAVGSAVDITDLDKTELQLEAVDTSNKTYSNDQHTLDKPCKKDFNLPSELPNTKGPQGEMQEPSSSTKVDTDNLYFSSGDNACTNISVVSTENNLTTSEICHSPLPETASSAEESGTEAKSISSSQPMDVDPSNIMSLKIIISDDPFISSDTELNNAVSSITGENLPTIILSSPAKSPTKTAGLPKCLTSEDTEKSVDSALAEQNLLVLRPKDPVVTSVNTQNEDCTGFSVASSTHLSNEGGFIQLMPATSTAFGNSSNLYIATCMTDPATLGAAVTPSNVVVLPGSSMPLASQAPAVQQLRTPPRSSSTFPTNQTVSPNFPQGSAIIIASPVQPVLQGMVGMIPLSVVGQNGNTFSAPACQVLHMPVANPVCNGSVPKLPIPPKSQKIPGARNKNNAGKLVPSVAEPLNHANPRTQRAGNLDKLTSAEPGRKVEENLPVAPAENISSNSRQSESHRRVLCFDNVLPTPGGSTQIQAPKSSLQKERNESPLLAVDSASSSAKAQVPKRDKDKTLPRILCRPEVSSNRGTSAKEPQPERKVATAGLSLDPFHKTTANKENELRRDTDEKQKSQDTAKLSNGQQSVGLWNEKTVASVQELNKKQGSLSNGAGSGKSSVSVPLSSKEPKREPAKASGQGLGLSSPFGKQCVEMLQDIQWQSPAGKTVENGELPVPRTPSGVGDRHTDDTTDSVRTPTCRRFAEDSATTRIMVPPATPDLPACSPASETGSENSVSMAAHTLMILSRAAIARTSAATPLKDNTQQFRALRSTVKKRKLEDLNEGERNSRSASRKDLQSSPTPSKKKKIKKKKLPNSFPAGMDVDKFLLSLHYDE
- the NPAT gene encoding protein NPAT isoform X2, translating into MLLPSDVARLVLGYLQQENLQATCHQFILESSDLKEYAEHCTEDGFIPACLLSLCGKNLTTILNEYVAMKTKETTNEVPAMMSSLWKKLDYTLSQIRSMQNSDFRFSSNQRIRTRSGIVEMKRQRMLQQSATANSGLLSVAHQSGQQNSSSVVPPQVIHRPTINQSMPQTRLTTLLVNQSQAQENKINRGLIHIQVPTSQERKLHSNLLSPGRRKGESQKRKSIATSGPLSATRSSQDSEEAVVEKESEPLEELIDGNFPQLVIENAREKILSNKSLQEKLAENINKILGSDGSVAQAPKQTDSGPTEQETSIDEILGLQGEIHMSEEAIQDILEQTESDPAFQALFDWFDYGKSKVNKNLPAGISGRNGVENEILVAEDSLETFGSSLGTEETNRCDNSGEPLSCKGFQLEEASCALKTSINDDMAKKNPASEHLHGNCRPRKQTEVLTAITPEHIRELEIAFDSVSDLTEPNKRQSSDSKSNEHCADTYVTKESSTLISESESAMEIEKGPPSDSSQSSPNLEYVHSATPQIPLISVAEDTTAGENRTDSRSKCQFSPDTSLSEKRLPGSPSDGNPGHSVLLKKNSSSISSPLTDAGKEQTVTSDSAALPGVSQENSSYPSNHQDQSTQADCAVGSAVDITDLDKTELQLEAVDTSNKTYSNDQHTLDKPCKKDFNLPSELPNTKGPQGEMQEPSSSTKVDTDNLYFSSGDNACTNISVVSTENNLTTSEICHSPLPETASSAEESGTEAKSISSSQPMDVDPSNIMSLKIIISDDPFISSDTELNNAVSSITGENLPTIILSSPAKSPTKTAGLPKCLTSEDTEKSVDSALAEQNLLVLRPKDPVVTSVNTQNEDCTGFSVASSTHLSNEGGFIQLMPATSTAFGNSSNLYIATCMTDPATLGAAVTPSNVVVLPGSSMPLASQAPAVQQLRTPPRSSSTFPTNQTVSPNFPQGSAIIIASPVQPVLQGMVGMIPLSVVGQNGNTFSAPACQVLHMPVANPVCNGSVPKLPIPPKSQKIPGARNKNNAGKLVPSVAEPLNHANPRTQRAGNLDKLTSAEPGRKVEENLPVAPAENISSNSRQSESHRRVLCFDNVLPTPGGSTQIQAPKSSLQKERNESPLLAVDSASSSAKAQVPKRDKDKTLPRILCRPEVSSNRGTSAKEPQPERKVATAGLSLDPFHKTTANKENELRRDTDEKQKSQDTAKLSNGQQSVGLWNEKTVASVQELNKKQGSLSNGAGSGKSSVSVPLSSKEPKREPAKASGQGLGLSSPFGKQCVEMLQDIQWQSPAGKTVENGELPVPRTPSGVGDRHTDDTTDSVRTPTCRRFAEDSATTRIMVPPATPDLPACSPASETGSENSVSMAAHTLMILSRAAIARTSAATPLKDNTQQFRALRSTVKKRKLEDLNEGERNSRSASRKDLQSSPTPSKKKKIKKKKLPNSFPAGMDVDKFLLSLHYDE